One Oryza glaberrima chromosome 11, OglaRS2, whole genome shotgun sequence genomic region harbors:
- the LOC127753764 gene encoding uncharacterized protein LOC127753764 has product MSYDAIQWSPIQDFLDVECSSMKNDDGDRGGDDLSSASPPACTVDAAAMASKVRTAARQLRALLDRDGMADDPFRFTLAVDVTRAAEEMAALRRARPAFRRAVASRLREAGYDAAVCRTRWLAARDVAAGNYEYIDVVVTAVTAAGAGAAKSAAHGAERRYIVDVGFAAEFAVARPTVGYDELVLSALPAILVAPPTVAREAVTLAAKAARRSLKSQGLAVPPWRKKRFVAAKWLGPYRRTPPHDAASAVVAPRATAGAGSAGEAACRTVGFMLGPPIQPWAMASSTTQCCFVSMRAANQPCTYDIMVWE; this is encoded by the coding sequence ATGAGTTATGACGCGATTCAATGGTCTCCTATTCAAGATTTCCTTGATGTAGAATGCAGCAGCATGAAGAACGACGACGGTgatcgcggcggcgacgatctcAGCtcagcgtcgccgccggcctgcaCGGTGGATGCTGCAGCTATGGCCAGCAAGGTCAGGACGGCCGCCCGGCAGCTCCGAGCTCTGCTGGATCGCGACGGCATGGCGGACGATCCGTTCCGGTTCACGCTGGCCGTCGACGTCACGAGAGCGGCGGAGGAAATGGCCGCGCTCCGACGAGCCCGGCCGGCGTTCCGACGGGCGGTGGCGTCTCGCCTCAGGGAGGCCGGCTACGACGCAGCCGTGTGCCGGACAAGGTGGCTCGCGGCGCGCGACGTGGCCGCGGGGAACTACGAGTACATCGATGTGGTGGTGACCgcggtcaccgccgccggcgccggcgcagcgaAATCCGCCGCGCACGGCGCGGAGCGGCGGTACATCGTCGACGTCGGGTTCGCGGCGGAGTTCGCCGTGGCGCGTCCGACGGTGGGCTACGACGAGCTGGTGCTGTCCGCCCTCCCGGCCATCCTGGTCGCTCCACCGACGGTGGCGCGGGAGGCGGTGACGCTGGCGGCCAAAGCGGCGCGGCGGTCGCTCAAGAGCCAGGGGCTCGCCGTGCCGCCGTGGCGGAAGAAGCGGTTCGTGGCGGCCAAGTGGCTCGGCCCGTACCGCCGGACGCCGCCTCACGACGCAgcgtccgccgtcgtcgcccctcGTGCCACCGCCGGTGCTGGAAGCGCCGGAGAAGCGGCGTGCCGCACGGTGGGGTTCATGCTTGGACCACCTATACAGCCATGGGCCATGGCTAGTAGTACGACGCAGTGTTGTTTTGTAAGCATGCGAGCAGCCAATCAGCCATGCACGTATGACATAATGGTGTGGGAATGA
- the LOC127755463 gene encoding uncharacterized protein LOC127755463: MTTPCARSRTKRATAPLDAAAMARLAVVPGSADSSGSEHEAALSSLVNEYLLEAADDATVPSAAVLAVGGGSDAEEDDEHEGGVGAAEEVDEIARVLDAAGGGDDDDLRRRIFADVVDSMRELENVRAQRSAFRRAVMSLLRERGHDAGLCKARWNKTSSMVAGSYEYIDVVVAAATAAAAADAAEATRYIVDVGFAGEFEVARPTEDYEAVRSALPEVLVARPDDVRKVVRAAASAARRSLKRRRLSVPPWRKRKFMLAKWLGPYRRTVNAVPTSAGTAIDGGSSSAVCRTVHGFEAPPLVMTTPTGLWG, translated from the coding sequence ATGACGACGCCATGTGCGAGATCCAGGACGAagcgcgccaccgcgccgctggacgccgccgcgatggcccgcctcgccgtcgtcccggGCAGCGCTGACAGTAGCGGCAGCGAGCACGAGGCCGCGCTGTCCAGCCTCGTCAACGAGTACCTCCTCGAGGCGGCCGACGACGCCAccgtcccctccgccgccgtgctcgccgttGGTGGAGGCTCCGACGCCGAGGAGGATGACGAGCacgagggcggcgtcggcgcggctgAGGAGGTCGACGAGATCGCACGCGTTCTGGACGCCGCCGGTGGGGGCGACGATGATGATCTGCGCCGCCGGATCTTCGCCGACGTGGTGGATTCCATGCGTGAGCTGGAGAACGTCCGCGCCCAACGGTCGGCGTTCCGGCGCGCGGTGATGTCCCTCCTGCGGGAGCGCGGCCACGACGCCGGCCTCTGCAAGGCGCGGTGGAATAAGACGAGCAGCATGGTCGCCGGAAGCTACGAGTACAtcgatgtcgtcgtcgccgccgccaccgccgccgcagcagcagatGCTGCAGAGGCGACGAGATACATCGTCGACGTCGGCTTCGCCGGTGAGTTCGAGGTGGCGCGGCCGACGGAAGACTACGAGGCCGTGCGCTCCGCGCTGCCGGAGGTGCTCGTCGCGAGGCCCGACGACGTGAGGAAGGTCGtcagggcggcggcgtcggcggcgcggcgttcgctgaagcgccgccgcctcagcgTGCCGCCGTGGAGGAAGCGCAAGTTCATGCTTGCCAAATGGCTTGGCCCGTACAGGAGGACGGTGAACGCCGTGCCGACGTCTGCCGGCACGGcgatcgacggcggcagctcgtCGGCTGTCTGCCGGACTGTCCATGGTTTCGAGGCGCCGCCTCTGGTCATGACGACGCCGACCGGGCTCTGGGGTTGA